The Arvicanthis niloticus isolate mArvNil1 chromosome 2, mArvNil1.pat.X, whole genome shotgun sequence genome includes a window with the following:
- the Rpusd2 gene encoding pseudouridylate synthase RPUSD2: MWRAVPGCLRGIVQWRVALWSHSFVRTRGSCGEAMTEAFSAQGEAAGGLKVLVQQNGDAASDTSGEPLLERLEPATVGKQIPESGEPAQGGEEQLPGNGEQAPAPSADSGKRKKRRGATGERVVPPPKKRRTGVSFSDEHFAETTYYFEGGLRKVRPYYFDFQTYCKGRWVGRSLLHVFSTEFRSQPLAYYEAAVRAGRLHLNEEPVQDLSIVLKDNDFLRNTVHRHEPPVTAEPIRLLAENNDVVVIDKPSSIPVHPCGRFRHNTVIFILGKEHQLKELHPLHRLDRLTSGVLMFAKTAAVSEKIHEQVRDRQLEKEYVCRVAGEFPDKEVICKEPILVVSYKVGVCRVDPRGKPCETVFQRLSYNGRSSVVQCRPLTGRTHQIRVHLQFLGHPILNDPIYNSTAWGPSRGQGGHIPKTDEELLRDLVAEHQAKESLSMVDLCDGDLAPGLIDSTAPSSELAKDSLEGLATAAQKIDGVAEAASQHLDTPEKAAKAHVNQETDPLCAECRVLRQDPLPQDLVMFLHALRYKGPDFEYVSPIPAWAQDDWQED; encoded by the exons ATGTGGCGTGCTGTCCCGGGCTGCCTACGGGGTATTGTGCAGTGGCGGGTGGCGCTCTGGTCCCACAGCTTTGTCCGGACAAGGGGTAGCTGTGGGGAGGCGATGACTGAGGCATTCTCTGCGCAAGGCGAGGCAGCGGGCGGGCTGAAGGTTTTGGTTCAGCAAAATGGAGATGCTGCTAGCGACACGAGTGGAGAGCCGCTCCTAGAGCGTCTGGAGCCGGCGACGGTAGGGAAACAGATCCCGGAGAGCGGGGAACCGGCCCAGGGAGGCGAAGAGCAGCTCCCGGGGAATGGAGAGCAGGCCCCAGCTCCATCCGCCGACTCAGGCAAAAGGAAAAAACGACGGGGCGCCACTGGTGAACGGGTTGTGCCGCCCCCGAAGAAACGGCGGACTGGGGTGAGCTTTAGCGATGAGCATTTTGCAGAGACCACCTACTACTTCGAGGGCGGCCTGCGCAAAGTGCGGCCCTATTACTTTGACTTCCAGACCTACTGTAAAGGTCGCTGGGTGGGCCGCAGCTTGTTGCACGTCTTCAGCACCGAGTTCCGATCCCAACCGCTGGCTTACTACGAGGCCGCTGTCCGGGCAGGACGTCTGCATCTCAACGAGGAACCAGTCCAGGACCTCAGCATCGTGCTAAAG GACAATGATTTCTTGCGgaacacagtgcacagacatgagccaccagtCACAGCAGAGCCTATTCGCCTGCTAGCTGAGAACAATGATGTGGTTGTTATAGACAAGCCATCCTCCATTCCTGTGCACCCCTGTGGCCGCTTCCGACACAACACGGTCATCTTCATCCTGGGCAAGGAGCACCAACTGAAGGAGCTACACCCATTGCATCGGCTCGATCGCCTTACCTCAGGAGTGCTCATGTTTGCCAAGACAGCTGCAGTCTCTGAGAAGATCCATGAGCAGGTTCGGGATCGGCAG CTGGAGAAGGAGTATGTATGCCGGGTTGCAGGGGAGTTCCCTGACAAGGAGGTAATTTGTAAGGAACCCATCTTAGTGGTGTCTTACAAGGTAGGAGTGTGCCGTGTGGATCCCCGGGGCAAGCCATGTGAGACTGTGTTCCAGAGGCTGAGCTACAACGGCCGCTCTAGTGTGGTACAGTGCCGACCACTTACAGGTCGCACTCACCAAATTCGAGTCCACCTCCAGTTCCTGGGCCACCCCATTCTCAATGACCCCATCTACAATTCAACTGCCTGGGGTCCTTCTCGAGGCCAGGGAGGCCACATTCCAAAGACAGATGAGGAATTGCTCCGAGACCTGGTTGCAGAACATCAGGCCAAGGAAAGCCTGAGTATGGTAGATCTCTGTGATGGTGACCTGGCCCCAGGGCTCATAGACTCGACAGCTCCCTCTTCAGAGTTGGCCAAAGACAGCCTGGAAGGGTTGGCTACAGCAGCCCAGAAGATAGATGGGGTAGCTGAGGCAGCCTCTCAGCATCTGGACACACCAGAGAAAGCAGCTAAAGCACATGTGAATCAAGAAACAGACCCGCTCTGTGCTGAGTGCCGGGTGTTGCGACAGGATCCCTTGCCCCAGGACCTTGTAATGTTCCTGCATGCCCTCCGCTATAAAGGGCCAGATTTTGAGTATGTCTCACCCATCCCAGCCTGGGCACAGGATGACTGGCAAGAAGACTGA